One Rattus norvegicus strain BN/NHsdMcwi chromosome 20, GRCr8, whole genome shotgun sequence DNA segment encodes these proteins:
- the Col6a1 gene encoding collagen alpha-1(VI) chain precursor, protein MRLAHTLLPLLLQACWVAAQDIQGSRAIAFQDCPVDLFFVLDTSESVALRLKPYGALVDKVKSFTKRFIDNLRDRYYRCDRNLVWNAGALHYSDEVEIIRGLMRMPSGRDELKASIDAVKYFGKGTYTDCAIKKGLEELLIGGSHLKENKYLIVVTDGHPLEGYKEPCGGLEDAVNEAKHLGIKVFSVAITPDHLEPRLSIIATDHTYRRNFTAADWGHSRDAEETISQTIDTIVDMIKNNVEQVCCTFECQAARGPPGPRGDPGYEGERGKPGLPGEKGEAGDPGRPGDLGPVGYQGMKGEKGSRGEKGSRGPKGYKGEKGKRGIDGVDGMKGETGYPGLPGCKGSPGFDGIQGPPGPKGDAGAFGLKGEKGEAGAEGEAGRPGNSGPPGDEGEPGEPGPPGEKGEAGDEGNAGPDGAPGERGGPGERGPRGTPGVRGPRGDPGEAGPQGDQGREGPVGIPGDPGESGPIGPKGYRGDEGPPGPEGLRGAPGPVGPPGDPGLMGERGEDGPPGNGTEGFPGFPGYPGNRGPPGINGTKGYPGLKGDEGEAGDPGEDNNDVSPRGVKGAKGYRGPEGPQGPPGHVGPPGPDECEILDIIMKMCSCCECTCGPIDILFVLDSSESIGLQNFEIAKDFIIKVIDRLSKDELVKFEPGQSHAGVVQYSHNQMQEHVDMRSPNVRNAQDFKEAVKKLQWMAGGTFTGEALQYTRDRLLPPTQNNRIALVITDGRSDTQRDTTPLSVLCGSDIQVVSVGIKDVFGFVAGSDQLNVISCQGLSQSRPGISLVKENYAELLDDGFLKNITAQICIDKKCPDYTCPITFSSPTDITILLDSSASVGSHNFETTKVFAKRLAERFLSAGREDPTQVVRVAVVQYSGQGQQQPGRASLQFQQNYTVLASSVDSMDFINDATDVNDALSYVTRFYRENSSGATKKRVLLFSDGNSQGATAEAIEKAVQEAQRGGIEIFVMVVGPQVNEPHIRVLVTGKTAEYDVAFGERHLFRVPNYQALLRGVLYQTVSRKVALG, encoded by the exons ATGAGGCTGGCCCACactctgctgcccctgctgctacAGGCCTGCTGGGTGGCCGCACAGGACATCCAGGGCTCTAGAGCGATTGCCTTCCAAG ACTGCCCTGTGGATCTGTTCTTCGTGCTGGACACCTCGGAGAGTGTGGCCTTGAGGCTGAAACCTTATGGGGCCCTGGTGGACAAGGTGAAATCCTTTACCAAGCGTTTCATCGACAACCTGAGAGACAG GTACTACCGATGTGACCGCAACCTGGTTTGGAATGCGGGCGCGCTGCACTACAGTGACGAGGTGGAGATCATCAGAGGGCTCATGCGCATGCCCAGTGGCCGTGACGAGCTCAAAGCCAGCATAGATGCGGTCAAGTACTTCGGGAAAGGCACCTACACCGACTGTGCCATTAAgaaggggctggaggagctgCTCATTGG GGGCTCCCACCTAAAAGAGAACAAGTACTTGATCGTGGTGACTGACGGGCATCCCCTCGAGGGCTACAAGGAACCATGTGGGGGTCTGGAAGATGCAGTGAACGAGGCCAAACACTTGGGCATCAAGGTCTTTTCTGTGGCCATCACACCTGATCACCTG GAGCCACGTCTAAGCATCATCGCCACAGACCACACATACCGGCGCAATTTCACGGCTGCTGACTGGGGGCATAGTCGAGATGCGGAAGAGACCATCAGCCAGACCATTGACACCATTGTGGACATGATT aaaaataatGTGGAGCAAGTG TGTTGTACTTTTGAGTGCCAG GCTGCCAGAGGACCTCCAGGGCCCCGGGGCGACCCTGGGTATGAG ggGGAACGAGGAAAGCCGGGTCTTCccggagagaagggagaagctggagaccct GGACGACCTGGGGATCTTGGACCAGTCGGGTACCAGGGTATGAAG ggagaaaagggaagccGTGGAGAGAAG GGTTCCAGAGGCCCGAAAGGCTACAAG GGCGAGAAAGGCAAGCGCGGCATCGATGGGGTGGACGGCATGAAG GGAGAGACGGGATACCCAGGACTACCAGGCTGCAAGGGTTCGCCAGGATTTGAT GGCATTCAAGGACCCCCAGGTCCTAAGGGCGATGCTGGTGCCTTTGGGCTGAAAGGAGAAAAG GGTGAAGCTGGAGCAGAAGGTGAGGCTGGGAGACCTGGGAACTCAGGGCCACCCGGAGATGAG GGTGAACCGGGAGAACCTGGTCCCCCCGGAGAAAAAGGAGAGGCCGGTGATGAG GGAAATGCTGGCCCAGATGGTGCCCCTGGAGAGAGG GGCGGCCCTGGTGAAAGAGGACCTCGGGGGACCCCTGGTGTGAGGGGCCCAAGGGGAGACCCG GGTGAAGCTGGACCACAAGGTGACCAAGGAAGAGAGGGGCCTGTTGGCATCCCTGGAGATCCG GGTGAGAGTGGCCCCATCGGACCTAAAGGATACCGAGGTGATGAGGGTCCTCCAGGCCCTGAG GGTCTCAGAGGAGCCCCAGGACCCGTTGGACCCCCCGGGGACCCAGGACTGATGGGTGAAAGG GGTGAAGATGGACCACCAGGAAATGGCACGGAAGGCTTCCCCGGCTTCCCT GGGTATCCAGGCAACAGAGGCCCTCCTGGGATAAAT GGCACGAAGGGCTACCCTGGCCTCAAGGGGGATGAGGGTGAAGCCGGAGACCCAGGAGAGGAT AACAATGATGTTTCACCCCGTGGAGTCAAAGGGGCAAAGGGATACCGGGGCCCCGAGGGACCCCAG GGGCCTCCAGGACACGTGGGACCACCTGGGCCAGAT gAGTGTGAGATTCTGGATATCATCATGAAAATGTGCT ccTGCTGTG AGTGCACGTGTGGTCCCATCGATATTCTCTTCGTGCTGGATAGCTCAGAGAGCATTGGCCTACAGAACTTTGAGATTGCCAAGGACTTCATCATCAAGGTCATTGACCGGCTGAGCAAGGACGAGCTAGTCAAA TTTGAGCCAGGGCAGTCCCACGCAGGCGTGGTGCAGTACAGCCACAACCAGATGCAAGAACACGTGGACATGCGGAGCCCCAACGTCCGCAACGCCCAGGACTTCAAAGA AGCCGTCAAGAAACTGCAGTGGATGGCTGGCGGCACATTCACCGGAGAAGCGCTGCAGTACACCCGGGACCGGCTCCTCCCACCCACGCAGAACAACCGAATTGCTCTGGTCATCACAGACGGACGCTCTGACACTCAGCGGGACACTACACCCCTCAGTGTGCTCTGCGGCTCAGACATTCAG GTAGTTTCTGTGGGCATCAAGGATGTGTTTGGCTTTGTCGCGGGCTCCGACCAGCTCAACGTCATTTCCTGCCAAGGCTTATCACAAAGCCGGCCGGGTATCTCCCTGGTGAAGGAGAACTATGCAGAACTTCTAGATGACGGCTTTTTGAAGAACATAACAGCCCAGATCTGTATAG ATAAGAAGTGTCCAGATTATACCTGTCCAA TCACATTCTCCTCCCCGACCGACATCACCATTCTGCTAGACAGCTCGGCCAGTGTCGGCAGCCACAACTTCGAAACCACCAAGGTCTTCGCCAAGCGCCTAGCCGAGCGGTTCCTGTCAGCGGGCAGGGAAGATCCCACCCAGGTCGTGCGGGTGGCCGTGGTACAGTATAGTGGTCAAGGCCAGCAACAGCCAGGTCGAGCGTCTCTTCAGTTCCAGCAGAACTACACGGTACTGGCCAGCTCTGTGGACAGCATGGATTTCATCAACGACGCCACAGATGTCAACGACGCTCTGAGCTATGTAACTCGTTTCTACCGGGAAAACTCCTCAGGTGCCACCAAGAAGAGAGTGCTGTTGTTCTCAGATGGTAACTCACAGGGGGCCACAGCAGAGGCCATTGAGAAGGCTGTGCAGGAGGCCCAGCGTGGGGGCATTGAGATCTTTGTGATGGTGGTGGGA